A window of Nocardia arthritidis genomic DNA:
TCCAGCACGCGACGCAACCGAGATGCGTAGCCGCGCACGGTCTCTCGCGCCCGCATCGGCGGGCGTTCACCCCACAACCGATCGATCATCACGTCCACGGATACCGGCCGGCCGACCTCGACCAGCAGTACGGCCAGCGCCGACCGTTGCCGCGCATGTCCCAGATCGACTGGACTACCACCGACCACCACTTCGACGGGTCCCAGCACACGGAACGTCGCCACTATGCCACCCCTCGATGGATAGACCACCATCGCGCCTTTACCAGCGAATTCTACGTTCCCACAACGATTGCGCGCGGGTGAACGAGCACTCTCTGATCACCCGCCGATTCGGCGGGAGAACGCACGGTCAGGGTGGCGGCCACGATATCCGGAGGAGACGAGGGGCATGTCGGTCCAGCTTATGGTGCGGCCACGGATCAAAGAAATCTTCGGTGTCCTGCTACTGGCTCGGAGGATTCGTCTCGACGCGGGCGAGGGGTACGCGGCCGAGATCGGTGATCCCGAGGGCAGGTATCGCCGGCTCGTTGTGCTGCTGGATGGCAGCAGGACGATCGGACATTTGAAGGACGAACTCCGCGACGTACTGACTCCCCGGGAAGTCGATAACGCTCTCCACGAACTCGATGAATCCGGATATCTGGAGGATGCGGTGGAGCCGGATATGTCCCGAGATGAATTGGAAGGATACCTGGACAACCTGAGCTTCTTCGATCTTCTCGGTCCGATGGGCGAATCCAAATATCGGCACCAGCGCTCACTGAAGCAATTGCGCGTCGGACTGATCGGCATGGGAGATATCGGGTCCAATGTTGCGATCGCGTTGGCACAGTTGGGCGTAGGTGTAGTCAGAGCGGTGGACTTCGACAAAGTCCATTTTAGTGATCCGAATAGACAAGGCTCGACCTCCGCTGTCGACGAGTTGGAGGCAGGCGTCAGCCACCTTCGCACCGGATTCGATACCGACTTCGCCGCGTCAGCTCGCCGGATCCGTTGGGCGGAAGACGCGGCCGATTTCATCGATGACGCCGCACCCCATGTAGTTGTCTGCGTTGCCGACAAGCTCGACGGCTTCATCAACCGATGGGTCAATAATGCTTGCGTCGATCGCGGCATCATCATGATCGCCGGCAGCGTCGCAGCCGGAATCGGCAATGCATATTCCGTCACGCCCGGCCGCTCCGGGTGCTACAACTGCCTGGTTGCGGAAAAGCGCGCTCCGAAATTCGCCCAGGAACTCAGCTGTACTCGAGGCAGCGATTTCAACGTCGCGAACGGGGCGGCCGGCATGTTCCATGCCTACTTCCTGGTGTACGAAATGTTGCGATTGACACTAGGGATCGCCCCGCCACTGACTTTCAACAGACTCTTCGAAATAAATTTCGTCACATTCGAGCAACATTTCACCGAGTTCCGAAAACTCGGCCATTGCAAGGTATGCGGCACGGCGAGCGACGCCGCAGATGATCGCTCATGATCAATGTGCATTCTGCGCCAGATCCGGTATTCGGCCGGAATCGCCACAGGCCGTTGCCGAACCTGGAAGGGGCGTGAGTCGACTGCGACACTGGATGCATGCCTCATGTCGAGATTTCGAACCCGTTTGTGTCGAGCCCGCTCGGGCCCGAGATCGCCGCGCTCTATCCGGAAGTTGCCGTTGCGGGGAGCCTGGATCTGGTGCTCCAGGCGGAACTACGTCGTGTCGGTTTCGACCTGGCGGTGGTTCCGTCTGAATCTCCGGGTTGGCGGTATGTCGGAGCCACGGTTCGCAACGATCGTCGGTATGTGAGCATCTTGCTCGCCATCAAGGAGCGGTGGTTTTCTCTCCAGTTCTGGGAGCGCGGCGTCATGATGGCCAGCGGAGGGACTGTCGAACTGGACGCCGCCGCTGGCGCTGTCGGTCTTTGGCAATCCGGCGCCACATTGCGGGACCTGCGAAACGGGTGGTCGTTCGTCCGTTACAGCGAGCTCGCCGAAGCCTATGAGCACGGCGATCCCGTCGCCGTTACGTGGAAATCCTATCGTCGGACCCGAGCATCGCATATCGACCACGACCTGATCGAAGCGGCTTACGCGCAACCACGACTGCGGGTCCTGTTCCCCTTCACCAGCCACGAGTCACTGCGTCTGAGCCGCTGCACCCGGTTTCCCTACAGCCGCGACCTCCCCGTGATCTGGCCTTTGAAGGACGGCAGATACCGCGTGGTCAGGCAGGGCATTCCGCACCGTGAGCCAGTTGAGCTCGGACTGGTCGACACCCCCGACGAGGCGGTCGCGCTGCTCGTTGCCCACCTTCCCGACAATTGCGGCCCAGCCATCGACGGCACCGCCGAGGATCTCGACAGAACAGATTCCACAGAAACATCAAAATGATCAAGAGGCAGATGTGAGACATCTTCTCGATCCGTGATGTCGTCATGGTGGTTTCGGTGCGGCATCCGTTGATCAGGTTGGGGCGGTGATGGATTCGGCATGGGCGGGCTGCGTCGGCACGAAGGCGAGGGTGCCGAGAGCTACGGCGCCGAGGGCCAGGCATCCTGCCTGTACCAGTCCGGCACGCGGGACCCGGCCGCATACGGTCAGAAGAAGTGAAGCGATGGCCGCGCCGATGCCCATCACCAGCAGCCACACTCCAGGGGGCGTCACAGCCAGCGCACTCGGTAGTCTGGGTTCAGGAGGGGATCCGATGGGCGCACTGAACGGTGGACGATCGCGGCTGTCGCAAGGCATCACGGCGGTGATCTTCGGCTTCTTCAGCTTGATGTGGTTCGGCTGGGGGCAGGAAGCTCCGCCAGGATGGCTGAAATTCTGGCTCGACATCGGCACGGCACTTGCCGTTGTCGTCGGAATCGCCGGTGCCGCAGTCTGTTTCCGCAATCGAGGCGGCGACACCGTTGTGCGGGACGCCGCGGCGAGCCGCCACTACGCCATTATCGTCGGCGTCGAATTCGGTCTGATCGCGGTTCTCGCCGCCGTTCTCGGAGCAACCGGGAACTCGGCTTTCATCCCGGTCGCCGTCGCAGGCGTAGTCGGGGCCCATTTCTATCCGCTCGCAGCACCTTTGAACGATCCAGGCCTCCAACCCCTGAGCGTCCTCACCTGCCTGGTCGCCCTAGCCGGTCTCGTCACAGGCCTCGCCACGGCTGTTACCCCCAGCGCGGTCGTCGGCCCGGGTATCGGGATCTTGCTGACCGGTTACGGCGCACTAGGACTCGTGGCGCCCGCCCGGTATCGGTGAGACCGTGCTTTATATGCATTCCTATCGGTTTGTGTCGCTGAGTTGGCTGTCACACGCTGCCATGCTGGTCCGGCCCGCGCCCGCGGGGATGAGCCCTGTTCTGAAACCCGTTGCGGGACCGGCTAGTCCGCCCCGCGTCTGTGGGGATGAGCCCCCTCGGGATCTATCACGGTCGCCAGGGCGGGCGTCGGCCCTGCGCCTGCGGGGGATGAGCCCAGGGCTGGTGCTGGCGCTCTGTCAGCTCACGCCGGTGGGATGTCAGTGGTTCGTCGGGAATTCGAGCTAGCTGACCGCAACGGCGAATCATGTTGTGGTAGCAGATGTTTGCGCGTGCTCATGCTGAGACCGACTGTTAGACTCGGTAGGTCTCGCGGACTGGATGTTTGAGCAATGAGCAGAGCCTATGTGGTGTACACCATCGCATTGGTGGGGGCGGTCGCCATATGTGGAGCGATTGTTTTCCTTTCGGCCTGGACGCTGAACTACTGGCAGGCATGGGCGCTGATGGCAGCGATGCTCGGCAGCTACAGCGCGGCGATCCTGGCTTCTTTCGCGCGTCGTGACGAAGCACCGTCGTGGCGGCGAAGGTCGGGTGAATCGCAGCGCGAAACTCTGACGAGTCAGCGGCTCATCGTAATCCTCGCGAGGCTCGGCTTCTGCGCCCTGCTCGTCGTCCCCGGCTTCGACCATCGGTTCGGCTGGTCATCGGTCCCGCCCTCGATCAGCCTCGCCGCCGACCTCCTCGTCGCCGCGGGCCTGCTGATCACCTACCGCGTACGCCAGGAGATCCTCCGCCGCGCCACCTCCGTGACCACCGAGGCGCCGCAGGATCGGCGGATGATCTCGACCGGCCCCTTCGCCGTCGTCCGCTCCCCCATGCACGCCGGGGTCCTCCTCTACGCGGCCGCGATACCCGTCGCCCTCGGATCCTGGTGGGGCCTGGTCGTTTTCGCCGGCATGGTGCCGCTGTCATTGATGCGGATGTCCTACGAGGAGAAGGTCCTGCGCCAGATATTCACCGACTACTCCGATTACACCCAGAAGGTCGAATACCGTCTGCTCCCACACATCTGGTGATCGGTGACCAACTTTCAAACGCACCTTGGGTCGGCTCCGGTTGTAGGCATTGGTTCTCCGGACCGCGGTGACCGGGCTCTCCGGGTAGATGGCCATCGGGGGTTCGGTGGTGGTGTGGTTCGGATGCATTGTGGTGATCGTGTTCGAGGTATTCGATGCCGATGCTGTCGTCGATGGCGGGGCAGCCGATGCGGATGCGATGCGGTCGCCTTCGGGTACGAGCGTTCTGCGTCGCCTTGACCTTCGGCATACCGGGCTCACCTGGCTCGCCGACGCTAGCTCCTGCCGCACCGGCTACAACAGATCGCTGGCCACTCCGATCCCAGTATCACGCAGCGTCACCTGCACTCCGACATCAAGGCTCTTCAAGACGACGGTGCGATGCTCTCCTTACCCCTGCAAAGATCAAGCTGGTCCCAAAGTGGTCCCCAAGGCTCCGAATCGTCCGCAGTAGATGTTGGCGACCAAGTCGATGCGAGCCACGGTGCCGAATTCGTCGAGTGTGTCCCAGGTGAGAGGAACGCGTTGTGCCGCAGTGTAAGTCGGCCGTGGTTCACGGGCGTCGTGGAGGGTTGCGAGTTGAGAGCTGGTGGAGGCCTCGCTTACCGAGGTGAGACTGGCCTGATGCAGCAATTGTTGAGCGGCGTCGAGCCGATCGGCATAGTAGAGGGATAGAAATATGAGCCGGAGCTGTGATCAGTGGTTCTGGAATGCCCTGTCGACCGAGCTTCTGTAGCGATCGATGGGTTGACAACGATTACGAGATACGAGGCTTGGCATCGGTGGGAGCCTGTTCGGAGTCAGGGCGGGTATTTCCAACCGTGGATTCGGAGGTGGCATCGGCCCGTTCTCGGTCGGTGTCTCGCGCCATCGACGACGTAACCGAAGTCGTGGGAGAACAACACGAACTTCGCGGACCGGTACAGAGAAACCCCCGAACGCAAGCTCATTCCTTGAGTTTGTCCTGGTCCTGGTTGTCATCCTCTGCTGGCTGGTACCACGCGTCTTGCGATTGGTGCGCTATTTGATCGTGACTTATCCGAAATCCACGGCTGTAGTTGGTATCGCGCTTGGTATCACCGTGTGCGTCAGTACCGCCGCAACCGGTCATTATCCACAGATCGCGTGGGGTGTATTGCTGGTAATCGCATCAATTTCGGCTTGGGTGTGGCTTATGAGAAGGGAGCACGTAGCCGCAATTGCGGAGATCGCCGCTCGTGCGGATGCTCAGCACGCCGCTTATCTTCGAGGTGCGGACTTCGAAATTTACGGCGATCAGGGGCGCCTGGAACTGTAGCCGAACTTCAGTACCCAATTGCCAATCTTCGATGCACGTCGGTCAGCACTTTAATGTCGGCGTGAATATCACGTCTCCGGCAAACTATACTTTCGAGCTGTGGCACCATGCAAACGGTGTGATCTAGAGACCTGGATCGGCATTCTCGGGAGGGGTGAACCCTTTCGGCCACGTCGTATCGTTGTTGTAATGAACGTGCTCTAATTTCGCCTGGCCTAGATTCTTCGCCGCAGTCGAATGCTCTAAATTAACCTCCGGGGCAAAGTCTGCGCCGGATAGATCGGAGAAGCTGATCTCCAAGCCCTTGAGGTCTGCTCCTAAAAAGACCGCGTTGATCAAGGGGCAATTGATCATTTTGGCGCTACGAATATTGCCATCCTCCATTAATGCGGCGGTAAAGTTCACGACCTCAAATCTTGCCTCTTCCAAGTTCACGCCATTCATGTATGCACTGTGAAAATTCGCCAAGTGTACTGTTGCCCCTTGAAGATTTGCGTGCCGCATGTCGGCCCAAACGAGGCTGGAGAACTCCAGGTCTACGTTCCGTAGGTCTGCGAACCTAAGGTCAGCTCCTTTAAGGCAGGTGCGGGAAAGATCCACGTGGCCAACGCTCGGGGTATCGCGTCGACCGATCACCGTTATGGCGGATTGGATATCGGGTGCTAGCCTAGGAAGGTCGTCGGGGTTTGGATGCGGTGGCGGTAAGGTAGAGCATTCGGGAGTATTTGGTGCCCGCGTTCGGACGAAGGCGCCGAGCACATCGAATACTGTTGATCGATCTGCTGGGGAGTCATGGGCAATCCGCTCGAGCGAATAAATCGCACCGATTCTGGTATCGAGATGGTCGCTGTCGAGTTGTTCGACGGCCTTCGAGAATCTGTTCGTAACTTCCGCCTGCTCGGCCACCCCGAGCTGTCTATTGGTGGCGTCAAGTGAGTGTGAAGTGAACCAGAGTCCGCCGAGCACTCCGGATGCGGTGGCGATCGCACCGAGTTTCAGCCAGCCGTCCCACGTGACTCCGGCGTGAATCCACCTTCCTAGTCGCCGAATACCGGTCGAGCGTTGGCGAACTGGGGTGGCAATTCGCATGCGACGACTGCGTTGTGGTCGACGCCTCCTCACCGGGTCCGCATGTCTATGTTTTGTTACCAACCTCCTTATTCGCAGTAAGCGTTTCTGAAGGCGACTGCGGGGTCTTGGGCGTTCGAGCTGCGGGACTCGACCGACCGGACGCCGCTGCGAGGCAGCAGAGTTCACGCCTCGATGATCGACCGAATCATGTTGTGAAGATAAGGGTCTTGGGACACTTCAACGGTCTGCAGTGTCATCACACCGTCGTGCTGTCGTAATCAACGACACGACGGCGTGGTCAACGACAGAATCCCCGGACGCCTGGCAGGGTGGAGATACCGGCGAATCCGGGGATTCTGGTGTAGAAAACGTCGGCAGCGGAAGCGGATTGAAACCAGCCGCCGTCCAACCCACTGTGTGGACTGCGGGCTGACCCGTACACGGCGCTTGCCCGGCCACGTGCTTCCCCAAGCGCATGGCTACTGCGCCAGGTGTTACACGGCCGCCGGGCGTGCACAGAACTATGGCGCTGCGTGACCGTCACCGGCCGTCGGCGGCAAGGTATCGAAGAGCCGTGCGGTCCGGCTTGCCGCTACTGATGGTCGGCATCTCGGGCAGAATCAGCACGACCTCGGGTGCGTAAGCTTCTCCCATTTCGGCCCGTACCCAATCCATGACCTCATGCTCGGACAGCTGGTGCGATGCTTTGGGAACCACTGCGGCGGCGATCTTTTCATCCCGCACAGCGCCGACGGTTACGCCGAACACGGCGGACTGCTGAATTCGGGGATGCCGGTTCAGGACCTTCTCGATCTGGGCCGGATACACGGTCTCGCGGACACCGACGATCGTGTCCTTGCTGCGGCCGACGACATTGAGATAGCCGTCGCCATCGAGAAAACCTAGATCACCGGTGTGAAGCCAGCCGTCGCGCAGCACTTGGGCGGTCAGCTCCGGCAGTTTGTAGTAGCCGCTCATCAATCCCGGTCCACGGACGCAGATTTCGCCGGTCTGGCGGGTGGCCAGTGGCTCGTCGTTGACGTCGCGGATACTCACCTCCACGCCCGGTACTGGGCGTCCGACGGTGTTGAGTAGTTCAGGATGCTGGTGTTCGGCTGGGCTGAGCATGGTGATCTGGCCGATTTCGTAGGTGCCGTATCCGGAGGAGATGATCGGCCCGAATCGGTTGACCGCCTGAGCCATTCGTTCTGGCGTTGTGGGACCGCCGGTGATCATCAGCGAGCGCAGGCTCGAGGTGTCGACGGACTCCAGGGCCGGATGGTCGAGCAATTGGTGCAGCATCGCCGGTTGCATCCAGATGAAGCCGATCCGTTCGCGCTCAATGGATTCCAGGACGTGACCTGGATCGAAGGCGTTCTCGCCGTGCAGCACCACGCGCCCGCCCGCGGTGAGAACGAC
This region includes:
- a CDS encoding HesA/MoeB/ThiF family protein; its protein translation is MSVQLMVRPRIKEIFGVLLLARRIRLDAGEGYAAEIGDPEGRYRRLVVLLDGSRTIGHLKDELRDVLTPREVDNALHELDESGYLEDAVEPDMSRDELEGYLDNLSFFDLLGPMGESKYRHQRSLKQLRVGLIGMGDIGSNVAIALAQLGVGVVRAVDFDKVHFSDPNRQGSTSAVDELEAGVSHLRTGFDTDFAASARRIRWAEDAADFIDDAAPHVVVCVADKLDGFINRWVNNACVDRGIIMIAGSVAAGIGNAYSVTPGRSGCYNCLVAEKRAPKFAQELSCTRGSDFNVANGAAGMFHAYFLVYEMLRLTLGIAPPLTFNRLFEINFVTFEQHFTEFRKLGHCKVCGTASDAADDRS
- a CDS encoding DUF6193 family natural product biosynthesis protein — encoded protein: MPHVEISNPFVSSPLGPEIAALYPEVAVAGSLDLVLQAELRRVGFDLAVVPSESPGWRYVGATVRNDRRYVSILLAIKERWFSLQFWERGVMMASGGTVELDAAAGAVGLWQSGATLRDLRNGWSFVRYSELAEAYEHGDPVAVTWKSYRRTRASHIDHDLIEAAYAQPRLRVLFPFTSHESLRLSRCTRFPYSRDLPVIWPLKDGRYRVVRQGIPHREPVELGLVDTPDEAVALLVAHLPDNCGPAIDGTAEDLDRTDSTETSK
- a CDS encoding methyltransferase family protein, with protein sequence MSRAYVVYTIALVGAVAICGAIVFLSAWTLNYWQAWALMAAMLGSYSAAILASFARRDEAPSWRRRSGESQRETLTSQRLIVILARLGFCALLVVPGFDHRFGWSSVPPSISLAADLLVAAGLLITYRVRQEILRRATSVTTEAPQDRRMISTGPFAVVRSPMHAGVLLYAAAIPVALGSWWGLVVFAGMVPLSLMRMSYEEKVLRQIFTDYSDYTQKVEYRLLPHIW
- a CDS encoding pentapeptide repeat-containing protein codes for the protein MLGAFVRTRAPNTPECSTLPPPHPNPDDLPRLAPDIQSAITVIGRRDTPSVGHVDLSRTCLKGADLRFADLRNVDLEFSSLVWADMRHANLQGATVHLANFHSAYMNGVNLEEARFEVVNFTAALMEDGNIRSAKMINCPLINAVFLGADLKGLEISFSDLSGADFAPEVNLEHSTAAKNLGQAKLEHVHYNNDTTWPKGFTPPENADPGL
- a CDS encoding class I adenylate-forming enzyme family protein — its product is MTTTSAAYETTVGFTLAAFARNSPQVAITYNGGEWTYGQLLDRVHRMARSLAARGLKPGDVVALATGADPDTFALKFAANALGCAVWIIYDGLGPSLLTEMLSYVEPAAVVFIPGPDDDHLLAVVKQMPGTAALALGPHPDAVNLADLAAAQSGEPVTVRARPQDLSSIRLTGGSTGTPKGIPHTFALPVYYSPAALQAWNFTQLLSTAVGHLGGQLAEVVLTAGGRVVLHGENAFDPGHVLESIERERIGFIWMQPAMLHQLLDHPALESVDTSSLRSLMITGGPTTPERMAQAVNRFGPIISSGYGTYEIGQITMLSPAEHQHPELLNTVGRPVPGVEVSIRDVNDEPLATRQTGEICVRGPGLMSGYYKLPELTAQVLRDGWLHTGDLGFLDGDGYLNVVGRSKDTIVGVRETVYPAQIEKVLNRHPRIQQSAVFGVTVGAVRDEKIAAAVVPKASHQLSEHEVMDWVRAEMGEAYAPEVVLILPEMPTISSGKPDRTALRYLAADGR